One segment of Nocardioides sp. QY071 DNA contains the following:
- a CDS encoding GAF domain-containing sensor histidine kinase, which translates to MDLDQDLELPAEARALLDAVVAIGSDLDLRGVLTRIVEASCELTDAEYGVLGIVDDQGEFIDLVPNAAVGEQFDQIGRMPEGHGLLGLVPRERRSIRVDHVADHPVSTGSFPQSHPVIDRFLGAPVLVRDQAFGHLYLGNKRGGAEFSATDQALVEALARAAGTMIENARTYEQVEWRRRWLAGTGEVGRDLTGTTSVEEALDELVVSLRDLCGARLVAYVRVEAGLLEVRQVAGDTMAAPRVVERYADQIREVTTSRVPERLPHDHHRTTLVVPVHTRLSGPGAILVDRAEETPSLRDIMLDLVSVTAAQLGLILDRRQALRERAQLLVARDRDRIARDLHDLVIQRLFATGMQLQGARDLDPAELRTRVDGAIGELDGAIKELRSVIFELGTGSGRPLLDDVRALLTEYAPVLGFQPLLRIQGPVDRALAPEAGSHVLGTLREALSNVARHAAASSVTVELTASSAWFRLRVVDDGRGFDPAAGSTGNGTGNLRARAEGLGGHLLLSSAPDQGTVLEWVIPAVG; encoded by the coding sequence ATGGACCTGGACCAGGACCTCGAGCTTCCGGCGGAAGCGCGCGCACTGCTCGACGCGGTGGTGGCGATCGGGTCCGACCTGGACCTGCGCGGCGTGCTGACCCGCATCGTCGAGGCGTCCTGCGAGCTGACCGACGCCGAGTACGGCGTCCTGGGGATCGTCGACGACCAGGGCGAGTTCATCGACCTGGTGCCCAACGCCGCCGTGGGAGAGCAGTTCGACCAGATCGGCCGGATGCCGGAGGGCCACGGGCTGCTGGGGCTGGTGCCGCGGGAGCGGCGCTCGATCCGGGTCGACCACGTCGCCGACCACCCGGTGTCGACGGGCTCGTTCCCGCAGAGCCACCCGGTCATCGACCGCTTCCTCGGTGCGCCCGTGCTGGTGCGCGACCAGGCGTTCGGGCACCTCTACCTCGGCAACAAGCGCGGTGGCGCGGAGTTCAGCGCGACCGACCAGGCGCTGGTCGAGGCGCTGGCCCGCGCGGCGGGCACCATGATCGAGAACGCCCGCACCTACGAGCAGGTCGAGTGGCGGCGCCGCTGGCTCGCGGGCACCGGCGAGGTGGGCCGCGACCTGACCGGGACCACCAGCGTCGAGGAGGCCCTCGACGAGCTCGTGGTCTCGCTGCGCGACCTGTGCGGGGCCCGGCTGGTGGCCTATGTCCGCGTCGAGGCCGGCCTGCTCGAGGTCCGCCAGGTCGCCGGCGACACGATGGCGGCGCCGCGCGTCGTCGAGCGGTACGCCGACCAGATCCGTGAGGTGACCACGTCGCGGGTGCCCGAGCGGCTCCCGCACGACCACCACCGCACGACGCTCGTCGTACCCGTGCACACCCGGCTCTCCGGCCCCGGCGCGATCCTCGTCGACCGCGCGGAGGAGACGCCGTCACTGCGCGACATCATGCTCGACCTGGTGTCGGTCACCGCGGCCCAGCTCGGCCTGATCCTCGACCGGCGCCAGGCGCTGAGGGAGCGGGCCCAGCTGCTGGTGGCCCGCGACCGCGACCGGATCGCGCGCGACCTCCACGACCTGGTCATCCAGCGCCTGTTCGCGACCGGCATGCAGCTCCAGGGCGCCCGTGACCTCGACCCCGCCGAGCTGCGCACCCGCGTCGACGGTGCGATCGGCGAGCTCGACGGCGCGATCAAGGAGCTGCGCTCGGTGATCTTCGAGCTCGGCACCGGATCCGGCCGGCCCCTGCTCGACGACGTGCGGGCACTGCTGACGGAGTACGCCCCGGTCCTGGGCTTCCAGCCGCTGCTGCGCATCCAGGGCCCCGTCGACCGGGCGCTGGCCCCCGAGGCCGGCAGCCACGTCCTCGGCACGCTGCGCGAGGCGCTGTCCAATGTCGCCCGGCACGCCGCGGCGAGCAGCGTCACCGTCGAGCTGACCGCGTCCTCGGCGTGGTTCCGGCTGCGCGTGGTCGACGACGGCCGGGGCTTCGACCCGGCGGCGGGGTCGACCGGCAACGGCACCGGCAACCTGCGGGCGCGGGCCGAGGGACTCGGCGGGCACCTGCTGCTCAGCTCGGCGCCCGATCAGGGCACCGTGCTGGAGTGGGTCATTCCGGCAGTGGGCTGA